The following are encoded together in the Pelodiscus sinensis isolate JC-2024 chromosome 22, ASM4963464v1, whole genome shotgun sequence genome:
- the FPGS gene encoding folylpolyglutamate synthase, mitochondrial isoform X3 has protein sequence MIKDMYKDAIRMLNTLQTNANYLEQVKRERGDPQVQLEAMKGFLERSGLKVEDLDQLNIIHVTGTKGKGSTCAFTERILRNYGLKTGFYSSPHLVQVRERIRINGQPISKELFSKYFWQVYNRLEETKDPGHTSMPAYFRFLTIMAFHVFLQEKVDLAVVEVGIGGAYDCTNIIRKPIVCGVSSLGIDHTSILGDTIEKIAWQKGGIFKPGVPAFTVLQPERPLEVLRERAKQSPCPLYLCPDLDAFEEVAKALQLGLAGEHQRSNATLALQLSRAWLQQQGYQGTEELKDLQPGAELLRKRSVPLAPVFRPSGSMVQGLQDTEWLGRTQVLQHGAVTWYIDGAHTTSSVQACVRWFRQAALNKEKPVDGSEVRVLLFNATGDRDAAALLKLLLPCQFDYAVFCPNFTEVSAVGNADQQNFNVTLENVLTRCLENQKQWNGLMEEKVGQDPWLSHPMQVEGVGSLLKPDPLRSPLLFVPTAERPLNSNSLVFPCISHALQWITQGRDPHFQAPATKGLHLHPVAGSGAVLLQEAAAIRVLVTGSLHLVGGVLKLLDQSLSQ, from the exons ATGATAAAGGACATGTATAAG GATGCCATCCGGATGCTGAACACCCTCCAGACCAACGCCAATTACCTGGAGCAAGTGAAGCGGGAGCGAGGAGACCCCCAGGTGCAGCTGGAGGCCATGAAAGGCTTCTTGGAGCGAAGTGGGTTAAAG GTCGAAGACCTAGATCAACTGAACATTATCCATGTGACTGGGACAAAGGGCAAG GGCTCAACGTGTGCCTTCACAGAGCGCATCCTCCGGAACTACGGCCTGAAGACCGGCTTCTACAG ctctccccacctGGTCCAGGTACGTGAGAGGATCCGCATCAACGGGCAGCCAATCAGCAAGGAGCTCTTCAGCAAGTACTTCTGGCAAGTGTATAACCGGCTGGAGGAGACCAAG GACCCCGGCCACACCAGCATGCCTGCCTACTTTCGCTTCCTCACCATCATGGCCTTCCACGTCTTCCTGCAGGAGAAG GTGGATCTGGCTGTGGTGGAAGTTGGCATCGGGGGTGCCTATGACTGCACCAACATCATCAG GAAGCCCATTGTGTGTGGGGTCTCCTCGCTGGGGATCGACCACACCAGCATCTTGGGGGACACCATTGAAAAAATCGCCTGGCAGAAAGGGGGCATCTTCAAG CCTGGGGTGCCGGCGTTCACGGTGCTGCAGCCGGAGCGGCCCCTGGAGGTGCTGAGGGAGCGAGCCAAGCAGAGCCCG tgccCACTTTACCTGTGCCCCGACTTGGATGCCTTTGAAGAGGTCGCTAAGGCTCTGCAACTGGGGCTGGCGGGTGAACACCAGCGATCGAATGCCACTCTGGCCCTGCAGCTCTCGcgggcctggctgcagcagcagggctatCAGG GTACTGAGGAGCTGAAGGATTTGCAGCCAGGTGCTGAGCTACTGCGCAAGAGATCTGTGCCCCTGGCACCTGTGTTCAGGCCCAGTGGCTCTATGGTGCAAG gtTTGCAGGACACGGAGTGGCTGGGCCGCACGCAGGTGCTGCAGCACGGGGCGGTGACGTGGTACATCGACGGGGCTCACACCACCAGCAGCGTGCAGGCCTGCGTGCGCTGGTTCCGCCAGGCAGCCCTCAACAAGGAGAAGCCGGTGGA TGGCTCCGAGGTCCGGGTGCTTCTCTTCAACGCCACAGGAGACCGGGACGCGGCTGCTCTGCTcaagctgctgctg CCTTGCCAGTTCGACTACGCTGTCTTCTGCCCCAACTTCACGGAGGTGTCTGCGGTGGGCAACGCGG ACCAACAGAACTTCAACGTCACCCTGGAGAACGTGCTGACCCGCTGCCTGGAGAACCAGAAGCAGTGGAACGGGCTGATGGAGGAGAAAGTGGGGCAGGACCCCTGGCTGTCGCACCCCATGCaggtggagggggtgggcagCCTGCTGAAGCCTGACCCTCTGCGCAGCCCCCTGCTCTTCGTGCCCACCGCCGAGCGCCCTCTCAACTCCAACTCGCTGGTCTTCCCCTGTATCTCCCACGCCCTGCAGTGGATCACCCAGGGGAGGGACCCGCACTTCCAGGCACCTGCCACCAAGGGGCTCCACCTACACCCCGTGGCTGGGAGTGGCGCCGTCTTGCTCCAGGAAGCAGCTGCCATCCGCGTGCTGGTCACGGGAAGCCTGCACTTGGTGGGCGGAGTCTTGAAGCTGCTTGACCAATCACTCTCGCAGTAG
- the FPGS gene encoding folylpolyglutamate synthase, mitochondrial isoform X2, whose product MRWSCPYTRRIEMDAIRMLNTLQTNANYLEQVKRERGDPQVQLEAMKGFLERSGLKVEDLDQLNIIHVTGTKGKGSTCAFTERILRNYGLKTGFYSSPHLVQVRERIRINGQPISKELFSKYFWQVYNRLEETKDPGHTSMPAYFRFLTIMAFHVFLQEKVDLAVVEVGIGGAYDCTNIIRKPIVCGVSSLGIDHTSILGDTIEKIAWQKGGIFKPGVPAFTVLQPERPLEVLRERAKQSPCPLYLCPDLDAFEEVAKALQLGLAGEHQRSNATLALQLSRAWLQQQGYQGTEELKDLQPGAELLRKRSVPLAPVFRPSGSMVQGLQDTEWLGRTQVLQHGAVTWYIDGAHTTSSVQACVRWFRQAALNKEKPVDGSEVRVLLFNATGDRDAAALLKLLLPCQFDYAVFCPNFTEVSAVGNADQQNFNVTLENVLTRCLENQKQWNGLMEEKVGQDPWLSHPMQVEGVGSLLKPDPLRSPLLFVPTAERPLNSNSLVFPCISHALQWITQGRDPHFQAPATKGLHLHPVAGSGAVLLQEAAAIRVLVTGSLHLVGGVLKLLDQSLSQ is encoded by the exons ATGCGGTGGAGCTGCCCCTACACACGAAGAATTGAAATg GATGCCATCCGGATGCTGAACACCCTCCAGACCAACGCCAATTACCTGGAGCAAGTGAAGCGGGAGCGAGGAGACCCCCAGGTGCAGCTGGAGGCCATGAAAGGCTTCTTGGAGCGAAGTGGGTTAAAG GTCGAAGACCTAGATCAACTGAACATTATCCATGTGACTGGGACAAAGGGCAAG GGCTCAACGTGTGCCTTCACAGAGCGCATCCTCCGGAACTACGGCCTGAAGACCGGCTTCTACAG ctctccccacctGGTCCAGGTACGTGAGAGGATCCGCATCAACGGGCAGCCAATCAGCAAGGAGCTCTTCAGCAAGTACTTCTGGCAAGTGTATAACCGGCTGGAGGAGACCAAG GACCCCGGCCACACCAGCATGCCTGCCTACTTTCGCTTCCTCACCATCATGGCCTTCCACGTCTTCCTGCAGGAGAAG GTGGATCTGGCTGTGGTGGAAGTTGGCATCGGGGGTGCCTATGACTGCACCAACATCATCAG GAAGCCCATTGTGTGTGGGGTCTCCTCGCTGGGGATCGACCACACCAGCATCTTGGGGGACACCATTGAAAAAATCGCCTGGCAGAAAGGGGGCATCTTCAAG CCTGGGGTGCCGGCGTTCACGGTGCTGCAGCCGGAGCGGCCCCTGGAGGTGCTGAGGGAGCGAGCCAAGCAGAGCCCG tgccCACTTTACCTGTGCCCCGACTTGGATGCCTTTGAAGAGGTCGCTAAGGCTCTGCAACTGGGGCTGGCGGGTGAACACCAGCGATCGAATGCCACTCTGGCCCTGCAGCTCTCGcgggcctggctgcagcagcagggctatCAGG GTACTGAGGAGCTGAAGGATTTGCAGCCAGGTGCTGAGCTACTGCGCAAGAGATCTGTGCCCCTGGCACCTGTGTTCAGGCCCAGTGGCTCTATGGTGCAAG gtTTGCAGGACACGGAGTGGCTGGGCCGCACGCAGGTGCTGCAGCACGGGGCGGTGACGTGGTACATCGACGGGGCTCACACCACCAGCAGCGTGCAGGCCTGCGTGCGCTGGTTCCGCCAGGCAGCCCTCAACAAGGAGAAGCCGGTGGA TGGCTCCGAGGTCCGGGTGCTTCTCTTCAACGCCACAGGAGACCGGGACGCGGCTGCTCTGCTcaagctgctgctg CCTTGCCAGTTCGACTACGCTGTCTTCTGCCCCAACTTCACGGAGGTGTCTGCGGTGGGCAACGCGG ACCAACAGAACTTCAACGTCACCCTGGAGAACGTGCTGACCCGCTGCCTGGAGAACCAGAAGCAGTGGAACGGGCTGATGGAGGAGAAAGTGGGGCAGGACCCCTGGCTGTCGCACCCCATGCaggtggagggggtgggcagCCTGCTGAAGCCTGACCCTCTGCGCAGCCCCCTGCTCTTCGTGCCCACCGCCGAGCGCCCTCTCAACTCCAACTCGCTGGTCTTCCCCTGTATCTCCCACGCCCTGCAGTGGATCACCCAGGGGAGGGACCCGCACTTCCAGGCACCTGCCACCAAGGGGCTCCACCTACACCCCGTGGCTGGGAGTGGCGCCGTCTTGCTCCAGGAAGCAGCTGCCATCCGCGTGCTGGTCACGGGAAGCCTGCACTTGGTGGGCGGAGTCTTGAAGCTGCTTGACCAATCACTCTCGCAGTAG
- the FPGS gene encoding folylpolyglutamate synthase, mitochondrial isoform X1 produces MGSPGLRALHCALRLAAAAGGQRCFSTRPARAPRMEYQDAIRMLNTLQTNANYLEQVKRERGDPQVQLEAMKGFLERSGLKVEDLDQLNIIHVTGTKGKGSTCAFTERILRNYGLKTGFYSSPHLVQVRERIRINGQPISKELFSKYFWQVYNRLEETKDPGHTSMPAYFRFLTIMAFHVFLQEKVDLAVVEVGIGGAYDCTNIIRKPIVCGVSSLGIDHTSILGDTIEKIAWQKGGIFKPGVPAFTVLQPERPLEVLRERAKQSPCPLYLCPDLDAFEEVAKALQLGLAGEHQRSNATLALQLSRAWLQQQGYQGTEELKDLQPGAELLRKRSVPLAPVFRPSGSMVQGLQDTEWLGRTQVLQHGAVTWYIDGAHTTSSVQACVRWFRQAALNKEKPVDGSEVRVLLFNATGDRDAAALLKLLLPCQFDYAVFCPNFTEVSAVGNADQQNFNVTLENVLTRCLENQKQWNGLMEEKVGQDPWLSHPMQVEGVGSLLKPDPLRSPLLFVPTAERPLNSNSLVFPCISHALQWITQGRDPHFQAPATKGLHLHPVAGSGAVLLQEAAAIRVLVTGSLHLVGGVLKLLDQSLSQ; encoded by the exons ATGGGCTCCCCCGGGCTTCGCGCGCTGCACTGCGCGCTGcggctggcggcggcggcgggcgggcagcgctgcttcagcaccaggccggcccgcGCGCCCAGGATGGAGTATCAG GATGCCATCCGGATGCTGAACACCCTCCAGACCAACGCCAATTACCTGGAGCAAGTGAAGCGGGAGCGAGGAGACCCCCAGGTGCAGCTGGAGGCCATGAAAGGCTTCTTGGAGCGAAGTGGGTTAAAG GTCGAAGACCTAGATCAACTGAACATTATCCATGTGACTGGGACAAAGGGCAAG GGCTCAACGTGTGCCTTCACAGAGCGCATCCTCCGGAACTACGGCCTGAAGACCGGCTTCTACAG ctctccccacctGGTCCAGGTACGTGAGAGGATCCGCATCAACGGGCAGCCAATCAGCAAGGAGCTCTTCAGCAAGTACTTCTGGCAAGTGTATAACCGGCTGGAGGAGACCAAG GACCCCGGCCACACCAGCATGCCTGCCTACTTTCGCTTCCTCACCATCATGGCCTTCCACGTCTTCCTGCAGGAGAAG GTGGATCTGGCTGTGGTGGAAGTTGGCATCGGGGGTGCCTATGACTGCACCAACATCATCAG GAAGCCCATTGTGTGTGGGGTCTCCTCGCTGGGGATCGACCACACCAGCATCTTGGGGGACACCATTGAAAAAATCGCCTGGCAGAAAGGGGGCATCTTCAAG CCTGGGGTGCCGGCGTTCACGGTGCTGCAGCCGGAGCGGCCCCTGGAGGTGCTGAGGGAGCGAGCCAAGCAGAGCCCG tgccCACTTTACCTGTGCCCCGACTTGGATGCCTTTGAAGAGGTCGCTAAGGCTCTGCAACTGGGGCTGGCGGGTGAACACCAGCGATCGAATGCCACTCTGGCCCTGCAGCTCTCGcgggcctggctgcagcagcagggctatCAGG GTACTGAGGAGCTGAAGGATTTGCAGCCAGGTGCTGAGCTACTGCGCAAGAGATCTGTGCCCCTGGCACCTGTGTTCAGGCCCAGTGGCTCTATGGTGCAAG gtTTGCAGGACACGGAGTGGCTGGGCCGCACGCAGGTGCTGCAGCACGGGGCGGTGACGTGGTACATCGACGGGGCTCACACCACCAGCAGCGTGCAGGCCTGCGTGCGCTGGTTCCGCCAGGCAGCCCTCAACAAGGAGAAGCCGGTGGA TGGCTCCGAGGTCCGGGTGCTTCTCTTCAACGCCACAGGAGACCGGGACGCGGCTGCTCTGCTcaagctgctgctg CCTTGCCAGTTCGACTACGCTGTCTTCTGCCCCAACTTCACGGAGGTGTCTGCGGTGGGCAACGCGG ACCAACAGAACTTCAACGTCACCCTGGAGAACGTGCTGACCCGCTGCCTGGAGAACCAGAAGCAGTGGAACGGGCTGATGGAGGAGAAAGTGGGGCAGGACCCCTGGCTGTCGCACCCCATGCaggtggagggggtgggcagCCTGCTGAAGCCTGACCCTCTGCGCAGCCCCCTGCTCTTCGTGCCCACCGCCGAGCGCCCTCTCAACTCCAACTCGCTGGTCTTCCCCTGTATCTCCCACGCCCTGCAGTGGATCACCCAGGGGAGGGACCCGCACTTCCAGGCACCTGCCACCAAGGGGCTCCACCTACACCCCGTGGCTGGGAGTGGCGCCGTCTTGCTCCAGGAAGCAGCTGCCATCCGCGTGCTGGTCACGGGAAGCCTGCACTTGGTGGGCGGAGTCTTGAAGCTGCTTGACCAATCACTCTCGCAGTAG
- the CDK9 gene encoding cyclin-dependent kinase 9 isoform X2, producing the protein MAKQYDTVECPFCDEVSKYEKLAKIGQGTFGEVFKAKHRQTGKKVALKKVLMENEKEGFPITALREIKILQLLKHENVVNLIEICRTKASPYNRCKGSIYLVFDFCEHDLAGLLSNAHVKFTLSEIKKVMQMLLNGLYYIHRNKILHRDMKAANVLITRDGVLKLADFGLARAFSLAKNSQPNRYTNRVVTLWYRPPELLLGERDYGPPIDLWGAGCIMAEMWTRSPIMQGNTEQHQLTLISQLCGSITPEVWPNVDKYELYQKLDLPKGQKRKVKDRLKAYVKDPYALDLIDKLLVLDPAQRIDSDDALNHDFFWSDPMPSDLKNMLSTHNQSMFEYLAPPRRRGGHMPQQPANQGRNPAATNQTEFDRVF; encoded by the exons ATGGCCAAGCAGTACGACACGGTGGAGTGCCCCTTCTGCGACGAGGTGTCCAAGTACGAGAAGCTGGCGAAGATCGGGCAGGGCACGTTCGg GGAAGTGTTCAAAGCAAAACATCGGCAGACAGGCAAGAAAGTGGCTCTGAAGAAAGTGCTGATGGAAAATGAGAAGGAGGGG TTCCCCATCACAGCCCTGCGTGAGATCAAAATCCTTCAGCTGCTCAAGCATGAGAATGTAGTGAACCTCATAGAAATCTGCAGGACCAAAG CCTCCCCATACAATCGTTGCAAGGGCAGCATCTACCTGGTGTTTGATTTCTGTGAGCACGACCTTGCGGGCCTCCTTAGCAACGCCCATGTGAAGTTCACGCTATCAGAGATCAAGAAAGTGATGCAGATGCTGCTCAACGGTCTTTACTACATTCACAGGAATAAG ATTTTGCACCGGGATATGAAAGCGGCAAATGTACTCATCACCCGAGATGGGGTCCTGAAACTGGCAGACTTTGGCTTGGCTCGAGCCTTCAGCCTGGCAAAAAACAGCCAGCCCAACCGCTACACCAACCGGGTGGTGACTCTGTGGTATCGGCCTCCAGAGCTTCTCTTAG GGGAACGGGACTATGGCCCCCCTATTGAcctgtggggtgcaggctgcatCATGGCAGAGATGTGGACTCGCAGCCCCATCATGCAAGGGAACACGGAACAACATCAGCTCACTCTCATTAGCCAGCTCTGTGGATCCATCACTCCGGAG GTTTGGCCAAATGTGGATAAGTATGAGCTGTACCAGAAACTGGACCTGCCCAAGGGCCAAAAGCGCAAGGTTAAAGATCGCCTGAAAGCCTATGTCAAAGACCCATATGCTCTGGATCTTATAGACAAACTGCTCGTTCTGGATCCTGCCCAAAGAATAGACAGTGACGATGCACTAAATCATGACTTCTTCTGGTCGGACCCGATGCCCTCTGATCTCAAGAACATGCTCTCCACTCACAATCAATCAATGTTTGAGTACTTGGCTCCACCCAGGAGAAGAGGTGGACACATGCCGCAGCAGCCAGCTAATCAGGGCAGGAATCCGGCTGCAACCAATCAGACAGAGTTTGACAGAGTATTTTGA
- the CDK9 gene encoding cyclin-dependent kinase 9 isoform X1 gives MPWCLRRCPGSEIPPPPPAWRSVRGWSIAGLTCLGICEPALSGEVFKAKHRQTGKKVALKKVLMENEKEGFPITALREIKILQLLKHENVVNLIEICRTKASPYNRCKGSIYLVFDFCEHDLAGLLSNAHVKFTLSEIKKVMQMLLNGLYYIHRNKILHRDMKAANVLITRDGVLKLADFGLARAFSLAKNSQPNRYTNRVVTLWYRPPELLLGERDYGPPIDLWGAGCIMAEMWTRSPIMQGNTEQHQLTLISQLCGSITPEVWPNVDKYELYQKLDLPKGQKRKVKDRLKAYVKDPYALDLIDKLLVLDPAQRIDSDDALNHDFFWSDPMPSDLKNMLSTHNQSMFEYLAPPRRRGGHMPQQPANQGRNPAATNQTEFDRVF, from the exons ATGCCTTGGTGTCTTAGGAGATGCCCAGGGTctgagatccccccccccccccccgcctggagatcGGTGAGAGGCTGGTCCATTGCCGGTCTCACCTGCCTTGGAATCTGCGAGCCGGCTCTCTCGGG GGAAGTGTTCAAAGCAAAACATCGGCAGACAGGCAAGAAAGTGGCTCTGAAGAAAGTGCTGATGGAAAATGAGAAGGAGGGG TTCCCCATCACAGCCCTGCGTGAGATCAAAATCCTTCAGCTGCTCAAGCATGAGAATGTAGTGAACCTCATAGAAATCTGCAGGACCAAAG CCTCCCCATACAATCGTTGCAAGGGCAGCATCTACCTGGTGTTTGATTTCTGTGAGCACGACCTTGCGGGCCTCCTTAGCAACGCCCATGTGAAGTTCACGCTATCAGAGATCAAGAAAGTGATGCAGATGCTGCTCAACGGTCTTTACTACATTCACAGGAATAAG ATTTTGCACCGGGATATGAAAGCGGCAAATGTACTCATCACCCGAGATGGGGTCCTGAAACTGGCAGACTTTGGCTTGGCTCGAGCCTTCAGCCTGGCAAAAAACAGCCAGCCCAACCGCTACACCAACCGGGTGGTGACTCTGTGGTATCGGCCTCCAGAGCTTCTCTTAG GGGAACGGGACTATGGCCCCCCTATTGAcctgtggggtgcaggctgcatCATGGCAGAGATGTGGACTCGCAGCCCCATCATGCAAGGGAACACGGAACAACATCAGCTCACTCTCATTAGCCAGCTCTGTGGATCCATCACTCCGGAG GTTTGGCCAAATGTGGATAAGTATGAGCTGTACCAGAAACTGGACCTGCCCAAGGGCCAAAAGCGCAAGGTTAAAGATCGCCTGAAAGCCTATGTCAAAGACCCATATGCTCTGGATCTTATAGACAAACTGCTCGTTCTGGATCCTGCCCAAAGAATAGACAGTGACGATGCACTAAATCATGACTTCTTCTGGTCGGACCCGATGCCCTCTGATCTCAAGAACATGCTCTCCACTCACAATCAATCAATGTTTGAGTACTTGGCTCCACCCAGGAGAAGAGGTGGACACATGCCGCAGCAGCCAGCTAATCAGGGCAGGAATCCGGCTGCAACCAATCAGACAGAGTTTGACAGAGTATTTTGA